The following DNA comes from Acidimicrobiales bacterium.
CTGCACGGCCCGCCATCCGAGGTAGAGCACGGTCGCCACCAGCAGCAGCTTGAAGTGCCAGGGGACGGCCACGTCCTCCTCGGCACCGCCAGCCAGGCCGGGAACCTCGACGGCGACGCCGCACCTGGGGCAGGCACCGCCATCGCCGAGGCTGGTCGGCGTGACGAACCGGTCGCACTCCTCGCACCACGGCACGCTGCCGGCCAGTCTACGGCCCCGCCGGCCGGCCCCTCGGGCCCGCCGCCGCCACCCGGCTGGGGACACCGTGGCCGACCAGCGAGGCCACCATCCGGCTGGCCGCCAGCAGCCGCTCGAGATCGATCCCCGTCTGGACACCCAGGTCGTCGAGGAGGTGCACCAGGTCCTCGGTGGCCAGGTTGCCGCCCGCCCCGCCTCCCGTCCCGGTCACCGCCGGCGACCCGCCCAGGCCCCCGACGGCGGTGTCGAACCGGCGCACGCCGGCCTCCAGGGCGGCGTAGGCGTTCACGAGGGCGGTGCCCCGCGTGTCGTGGAGGTGCAGGCCGACGTCGGGCCCGGTCACCGCCAGCAGGTCGGCGACCCGGCGGGGGGTGGCCATGCCGGTGGTGTCGGCGTAGGTCAGCGACGAGACGCCGGCGTCGAGCAGGCGCCGGCCGAGGGCGTGGGCGTCGTCGGGCGCGACGTCCCCCTCGAAGGGCGACCCGAAGGAGCAGGAGATCACCGCGTCCACCGGCACGCCCCGCTCCCCCATCGCCGCCGCCACCCGTCCCGCCTCGGCCACCGACTCCCCGACCGTCCGGTTGACGTTGCGACGGTTGTACTCGGGCGACACCGAGATCGCGAAGGTGACCTCGTCGCACCACGGCACCCGCTCGGCGCCGGTGAGGTTGGGAACCAGCACGGCGTAGGCCACGCCCGGGCGGCGCTCCAGCCCCGCCATCACCTCGGCGGCGCCCTCCATGGCCGGCACGGCGCGCGGCGACACGAAGGCGGCCGCCTCGACGTGGCGCACGCCGGCGTCCAGCACGGCCTCGATCAGCCGGATGCGGTCGGCGACGGGGACGGGCGCCTCCACCTGGAGGCCGTCGCGCGGCCCGACCTCGCGGATGCGCACGGCGTCGGGCGTCATACCGGGGGCACCCCGTGGTGGCGCTCGGAGAAGTGACGGTCCTTGCCCTCGGCCGTGGCCAGCCGGGCGGCGATCTCCGACCGCAGGTCCTCGGGTGCCACCACGGCGTCGATGACGAGGTCCGAGGCGAGGCGCAGCAGGTCGACGTCGGCCTCGTACTCGGCCCGCTTCTGGGCCACGAACGCAGCCTGCTCGGCCGGGTCCCCGAGGGCGGCGATGTGGCGGGCGTGCACGGCGTTGACGGCCGGCTCGGGGCCCATCACGGCGATCTTGGCCGAGGGCAGGGCGATGCACGCGTCAGGCTCGAAGGCGGGACCGGCCATGGCGTACAGGCCGGCGCCGTAGGCCTTGCGCACGATCACCGAGATCTTGGGGACGGTCGCCTCGGCGACGGCGGTGATCATCTTGGCGCCGTGGCGGATGATCCCCTGGCGCTCGACCTGGGTCCCGATCATGAAGCCGGGGACGTCGGCCAGGAACACCAGCGGGAGGTTGAACGCGTCGCACCACCACACGAAGCGCGCCACCTTGTCGGCCGAGTCGACGAACAGCACGCCGCCCTTGCGGGCCGGGTTGTTGGCCACCACGCCGACGGCCCGTCCCTCGATGCGGCCCAGGGCGACGATAACCTCGGTGGCCCACAGGGGCTTCACCTCGAACAGCGACCCGTCGTCCACCAGCGCCTCGACGACGGTGTGCATGTCGTAGCCGGCCCGGTCGGACTCGGGGATCATCGACGCCGCCAGCACGGTGGCCGGCGGCGCCGGGTCGGCGGCGGGCGGCGCCTCCCGCCACGACGTCGGCACGTACGAGAACCACCGGCGGGCCATCTCGATGGCCGCCGCGTCGTCGGGGGCGAGGTTGTCGCCGCACCCCGACACGGTGGCGTGCATGCGGGCGCCGCCCATCTCCTCGATGGTCGCCCGCTCGCCCACCACCACCTCGGCCATGCGGGGCGATCCGAGGTACATCGACGCGTTGCCCTCCACCATGAAGACCACGTCGCAGAACGACGGGATGTAGGCGCCGCCGGCGGCCGAGGGCCCGAAGAGGCAGCAAACCTGGGGCACCCGGCCGGAGAGGCGCACCTGGTTGTAGAAGATGCGCCCGGCGCCCCGGCGGCCCGGGAAGAGCTCCACCTGGTCGGTGATGCGGGCGCCCGCCGAGTCCACCAGCCAGAACACCGGCAGCTCGTGCGCCAAGGCGTACTCGCTCAGGCGGACGATCTTCTCGACGGTCCGCGCCCCCCAGGACCCCGCCTTCACCGTGGAGTCGTTGGCCATCACACACACCGGCCGCCCGTCGACGCTGCCCCGGCCGGTGACGACGCCGTCGGCCGGCAGGTCGGCGGCGGCGGCGTTGGCGAGCAGGCCGTCCTCCACGAACGAGCCCTCGTCGACGAGCATCGCGACGCGGTCCCGCACGAACAGCTTGCCGGCGGCCGCCAGGCGGTCGGCGCCCTTGTCGAGGTTGCCGCGCCGGGCCCGCTCGGCGGCCCGCCGCAGGTCGTCGCTGGACGTCGGGCCGGCCACTTCGGTCAGGTCCTGCGGATGGCGAGGATGGCGACGTCGTCGCTCAGCGGCTCCGAGGCGAAGTCCCTCGCCGCCTCCAGCAGGGTCTTGCACAGCGTCTCCAGGTCCTCCCCGGGGTCGCGGCGCAGGATCTGGGCGATGCGCTCCTCGCCGAAGAGCTGGTCGCCCGAGCGCGCCTCGGTGAGCCCGTCGGTGTAGAGCAGGAGGACGTCGCCCGGGTCGAGGTCGATCTCCCGGCTGAAGTACGAGCCCTTGGGGTCGAGGGTGAGCAGCGGGCCCGTCGCGCGCAGCGGGCGCACCTCGCGGTCGTGCCACACCCACGCCGGCGGGTGGCCGGCCGACGCGAAGCGCAGGGTGGCCGCCGCCTGGTCGAACACGACCGTGCACAACGACACGAGGTCCTCGGGCCGGCCCTGGGCGGAGAGCACGATGTTGAGCTCCTCGATGGCCTGGGCCGGGTCCCGGTACTGGCGGAGGAACACCCGCAGCAGGTACTTCACCTGGAAGGCGGTGATCGACGGCTCGATGCCGTGGCCGGCGACGTCGCCGATGACGGCGGCCAGCCGGGTCGGCCCGTTCGGGAACAGGTCGTAGAAGTCGCCCGCCATGGCGCCCATCCCGGGGACGTAGAGGTGCGCCACCTCGAAGCCCTGGATCACCGGGAGGTCGTCGGGGGCCAGCCGGGCCGACCACCGCATCGGCGTCAGCTCGCTCTGCTGGTTGAGCACCTCGCGGGCCCGCCGCTCCAGCAGCCACCGGTCCTCGGCGTTGCGGGACTCGGCCAGGATCTCCCGGCCGAAGCGCAGGGACAGCATCACCGGGATGGCCAGGAGGACCAGCGGCATGTCGAACTCGGGGTCCTCGGACAACGAGCTGAACCCGATCCCCAGGCCCAGCAGGGCGTACAGGATCATGGTGTGGAGCTCCTTGCGGAACCCGAGCGAGGCGGCGGCCGTCCCGGTGCCGGTGTCGCCCTCGCTGTGCGAGATGCGGCGCAGGGCGCGCTCGAGCCGGAAGGCCGAGCGGCCCCAGACGACGGCGGCCAACAGGCATCCCACGGCGACGACCAGCAGTACGGGTCGGTTCACCATGCGCCGGTCACGCTACCCGCCCCGATGCGCCCGGCGGCCCTCGACGCCCCTCGGGGCGGCGCCTCACGCGTCGCGTCGCCGCACCCGCAGCTTGAGGGGCGTGGGGCCGAACCCGAAGTGCTCGCGGATCTTGCGCTCCAGGTAGCGCAGGTAGGGCTGGGGCAGGGCGCGGGTGGCGAACAGGGTGAACGTGGGCGGGTCGGTGGCGCCCTGGATGGCGTACAGCACCCGGCCCCCGGGCGACGGGTGGCCGGCCTGGGCCGCCTGCACCACCCGGTTCAGCTCGGCCGTCGGGATGCGGCGGTGGTAGGCGTCGATGGCCTGGTCCAGCGCCGGCAGCAGCCGGTGCACACCGAGGCCGGTCCGGGCGCTCACCTTCAGCACGGGGGCGTACCCCAGGAACGACAGGCGGTCGGCGACCTGGCCCAGCACGTCGGCCCGCCCGTCGGCGTCCAGCGTCTCCCACTTGTTGAGGAGGATCACCACCGGGCTGCCGGCGGCGTCCACCCGCTCGGCCAGCCGCTGGTCCTGCGACGTCACCCCCTCGGACGCGTCGATCACGAGCACGGCGGCGTCGGCCCGGTCGATGGCCCGCAGCGCCCGTACGAGGGAGTAGAACTCGGGCCCCTCGCCCGTCCTCGACCGCCGCCGCATCCCGGCCGTGTCGATGAGGCGGAGCGGTCCGCTCTCCGTCTCGATCAGGGTGTCGACGGCGTCGCGGGTGGTACCGGGCAGGTCGTGGACCACCGACCGCTCGTCGCCGACCAGGCGGTTGAACAACGTCGACTTGCCCACGTTGGGGCGGCCGACGATGGCGACGCTCGGCGCGTCCTTCCCGTCCTCGCCGTCCCCGTCGGCCGGCGGCGCCTCGCCGCCGTGGGCCTCCTCGTCGGGCGGCGGCAGGAGGCGCACCACCTCGTCGAGAAGGTCGCCCATGCCCCGGCCGTGGAGGGCCGACACGGGCCACGGGTCGCCCAGGCCGAGGCGCGACAGCGCCCAGGCGTCGGACTCCCGGTGCTCGGAGTCCACCTTGTTGGCGACGAGCAGCGCCGGCTTCCCGGCCCGGCGCAGGAGGCGCGCCACCTGGACGTCCTCGTCGGTCGCACCCACGGCGGCGTCGGTGACGATCAGCAGCACGTCGGCCTCGGCCACGGCCCGCTCGGCCTGGGCGCTGACCTGGCGGTCGAGGGGGTCGTCACCGGCCAGCCAGCCGCCGGTGTCGACCAGGGTGAACGGGCGGCCGTTCCACTCCGCGTCCACCGACTTGCGGTCCCGGGTCACGCCCGGGCGCTCCTCGACGATCGCCTCGCGCCGGCCCAGGATGCGGTTGACCAGGGTCGACTTGCCCACGTTGGGGCGGCCTACGACGGCGACGACGGGGCGGCCGGCCACCGCCGTGGCCACCGGTGCGGGCCGGCTCACCGGCGGGCGCCGGCCAGCGCCCGGCGCAGCGACCGGCCGTCGGTGGCGACGACCTCGACGGGCCGCGGCAGGTCGGACGGGCGCATGCCGTCGAGGAACACGCCGTCGGAGAGGCACACGTCGGGGAGGAGGTAGCGGTGGCCCTCGGGCTGGTCGGCCAGGGCCCGGGCCAGGTCCTCCCCCACCAGCAGGCCGGTGACCCCGATGTTGCCCCCGAAGAAGGTGTTGGCCACGGGCACGACCCGGACGTCGTCCCGCCCGTGCGCGTCGACCAGGGGCCCGACCACCCGGGCCCCGTAGGTGCCGGTGAGCACGGCGACGGGCGCCTCGCGCCGCGGGCGCGAGACGAGGGTCACCGGCCCGGCGGGCGCCCGCGGGGCGCGGTACCCCGCGGCGGGCGCGCCGTCCACCCAGGCGAAGAACCCGCCTCGCACGGCGGCGGCGCCGTCGCCCGGCCCGATCGACGGAGCCGTGGGCCCGTCCCGCCACTGCTCCTCGATCAGGCGGGCCATGCCGATCCCGTCCTCGTGCATGGGGAAGCCCTCGTAGGACTCCGCCCCCGGGAAGGGCAGGCCGGCGAGGAGGTAGTACTCGTCGGCCGCGAAGGCCAGGCGCCGGCCGAGGACGGCGAGGAAACGCGGCTGCCACTCGTGCACGCACTCCACGACGGCGGCCGCCTCGTCGGCGGTGTGCGGGCGCATGGCCGCCTCGTGCGACCACCGGCTCACGCCCAGCGGCACCACGGCCACGGTCGCCAGCTCGGGGTACTCGTCCAGCACCCCGGCCAGGGTGTCGGCCAGGACGGCGCCGTCGTTCACCCCCGGGCACACCACGACCTGGCCGTGGACCTCGATGCCGGCGTCGAGCAGCGCCCGCAGCCAGCGCAGGCTGGTGGCGCCCCGCCGGTTGCGCAGCATGCGGGCCCGGACCTCGGGATCGGTGGCGTGGATGCTGACGTACAGGGGGCTCAACCGTTCGGTGACCACCCGCTCCAGGTCGGCCTCGGTGAAGCGGGTGAGGGTGGTGAAGTTCCCGTAGAGGAACGACAGCCGGTAGTCGTCGTCCTTCAGGTACAGGCTGCGGCGCATCCCCGGCGGGAGCTGGTGGATGAAGCAGAACTCGCAGTGGTTGTCGCAGGTCTGCACCCGGTCGAAAAGGGCCGACGCCAGCTCGGCCCCCAGCGGCTCGCCCGCCTCCTTGTCCACCACGACGGACAGGTGGAGGCCGCCCCGGCTCACCTCGAGGTCCAGGTCGGCCTCGTCGGTGAGCAGTTGGAGCTGGATGACATCACGGGGCACCTGGCCGCCGAGGGAGACGATCTCGTCGCCGGGGCGCAGGTCGGCCCGGGCGGCCGGTGACCCGTCGGCCACGGCCACCACCCGAGGCAGCGACATGCACACAGGCTACCTGCACCGGCCCGAGGGCCCGCGGCCCGGACCGGGGCGGGCGCCGTGGCGGCGTTCTGTGGACGGAAAGCGCCGGAATGCGGCGCCGGGCGTCCAGAGAACGACGACGGCCCGCGGCCCGGCGTCGCGGACGGGGGCGCGTAGCCTGGTCCCATGCCGGTCGAGCGCGTGCTGCTGGCCGCTCCGCGCGGCTTCTGCGCCGGCGTCGAGATGGCGATCAAGGCCCTGGCCTGGATGGTCCGGGTGTTCGAGCCGCCCGTGTACTGCTACCACGAGATCGTCCACAACGCCGTGGTGGTCGACCGCTTCCGCCGGCTCGGCGTGGTGTTCGTCGACGACGTGGCGGACGTGCCCCCCGGCTCGCCCGTGATGCTCAGCGCCCACGGCTCGGCGCCCGAGGTGGTCGCCTCGGCCCGGGCCAACGGCGGCGTGGTGGTGGACGCCGTCTGCCCGCTGGTCACCAAGGTCCACCACGAGGTGAAGGTGCGGTCGGGCAAGGGCTACACGGTCGTCTACGTCGGCCACGAGGGCCACGACGAGGCGGTCGGCACCATGGCGGTGGCGCCCGCGTCGGTGCGCCTGGTGGAGACGGAGGCCGACGTGGCGGCGCTCGACCTGAGCCCCGACACCCCGGTGGCCTTCCTGGCCCAGACCACGCTGAGCATGGACGAGTGGGCCGGCGTGCGCGACGCCACCGCCTCCCGGTTCCCGTCCGTGTGGATGCCCGGCCGCAGCGACCTGTGCTTCGCGACCACCAACCGCCAGGCGGCGCTCAAGGCCGTCGCCGACCGGTCGGACGCCGTCGTCGTCATCGGGTCCGCCAACTCGTCCAACACCCGGGCCCTGGAGAAGGTCGCCCGGTCGCGCTGCCCGGTCGTGGTACGGGTCAACGGGGCCGACGAGGTGCCCGTCGACCTGGCCGGCACGGTCGGGGTGACTGCCGGTGCGTCGGCGCCCGAGGAGCTGGTGCGGGCCGTCGTCGAGCGCCTGGGCCCGACCGCCGGCGTCGAGCTGGTGTCGGTCAGCGACGAGGACGAATACTTCCCGCCGCCCCGCGAGCTGCGGGACCTGGTGCGCGCCGCCACCGCGGCGGTGGGCGCCTCCCTCCTCGCCCCCGGCGCCCCGGCCCCGCCGGTCGACGACCGTTCGGTGATGGCCAGCACCGTTCTCGACGACCTGGCGCTCCTGGAGGCCCGGGCGCCGCGCTCCGCCGGCGATCAGCCGGCTCGGCGGTCGCCGGCGCCGGCGTCGGCGTCGGAGAGCGTCGGGGAGCCCACCTCGTCGGCCCAGACGGTCATCCGGTCGAGGACGGGCGCCCCGTAGGTGGTGAGCATGGCGACGTCGACGGCGTCACGGCCCCGGCCGATGACCACCCGGCCCGCCCGCCGTTGGTTGTTGCGGGGGTCGAAGGTCCACCAGCGGCCGCCGAGGTGGGCCTCGAACCAGGCGCAGAAGTCCATCGGGTAGTCGGGCGGCGGGACGCCGACGTCCGGCAGGTAGCCGAACACGTAGCGGGCGGGGATGTTGAGGCTCCGGCAGAAGGTGATGGCCAGCTGGGCGAAGTCGCGGCACACGCCGGCCCGGCGCTCCCACACGTCGAGGGCCGTGGTCGCAGGCGTGCTGTCGGCGTCGTCGTAGCGGACGTTGTCGTGGACCCAGTCGCAGACCGCCTGGACCCGCCGCCACCCCACCGGCCCGCTCCCGAACAGCGCCCACGCCTCGGCGGCCAGCAGCTCGGGGAAGCACAGGCGGGACGGCAGGAGGTGGACGAGCGTCTCGTCGGGCAGGTCCTCCACCGCGAGCTGGGGGGCGTCCGGGTCGGCGTCGTCGACCGTGCCGGCCACCTCGGCGACGGCGTCG
Coding sequences within:
- a CDS encoding hydroxymethylglutaryl-CoA lyase; this translates as MTPDAVRIREVGPRDGLQVEAPVPVADRIRLIEAVLDAGVRHVEAAAFVSPRAVPAMEGAAEVMAGLERRPGVAYAVLVPNLTGAERVPWCDEVTFAISVSPEYNRRNVNRTVGESVAEAGRVAAAMGERGVPVDAVISCSFGSPFEGDVAPDDAHALGRRLLDAGVSSLTYADTTGMATPRRVADLLAVTGPDVGLHLHDTRGTALVNAYAALEAGVRRFDTAVGGLGGSPAVTGTGGGAGGNLATEDLVHLLDDLGVQTGIDLERLLAASRMVASLVGHGVPSRVAAAGPRGRPAGP
- a CDS encoding acyl-CoA carboxylase subunit beta; its protein translation is MAGPTSSDDLRRAAERARRGNLDKGADRLAAAGKLFVRDRVAMLVDEGSFVEDGLLANAAAADLPADGVVTGRGSVDGRPVCVMANDSTVKAGSWGARTVEKIVRLSEYALAHELPVFWLVDSAGARITDQVELFPGRRGAGRIFYNQVRLSGRVPQVCCLFGPSAAGGAYIPSFCDVVFMVEGNASMYLGSPRMAEVVVGERATIEEMGGARMHATVSGCGDNLAPDDAAAIEMARRWFSYVPTSWREAPPAADPAPPATVLAASMIPESDRAGYDMHTVVEALVDDGSLFEVKPLWATEVIVALGRIEGRAVGVVANNPARKGGVLFVDSADKVARFVWWCDAFNLPLVFLADVPGFMIGTQVERQGIIRHGAKMITAVAEATVPKISVIVRKAYGAGLYAMAGPAFEPDACIALPSAKIAVMGPEPAVNAVHARHIAALGDPAEQAAFVAQKRAEYEADVDLLRLASDLVIDAVVAPEDLRSEIAARLATAEGKDRHFSERHHGVPPV
- a CDS encoding PP2C family protein-serine/threonine phosphatase, which encodes MVNRPVLLVVAVGCLLAAVVWGRSAFRLERALRRISHSEGDTGTGTAAASLGFRKELHTMILYALLGLGIGFSSLSEDPEFDMPLVLLAIPVMLSLRFGREILAESRNAEDRWLLERRAREVLNQQSELTPMRWSARLAPDDLPVIQGFEVAHLYVPGMGAMAGDFYDLFPNGPTRLAAVIGDVAGHGIEPSITAFQVKYLLRVFLRQYRDPAQAIEELNIVLSAQGRPEDLVSLCTVVFDQAAATLRFASAGHPPAWVWHDREVRPLRATGPLLTLDPKGSYFSREIDLDPGDVLLLYTDGLTEARSGDQLFGEERIAQILRRDPGEDLETLCKTLLEAARDFASEPLSDDVAILAIRRT
- the der gene encoding ribosome biogenesis GTPase Der is translated as MSRPAPVATAVAGRPVVAVVGRPNVGKSTLVNRILGRREAIVEERPGVTRDRKSVDAEWNGRPFTLVDTGGWLAGDDPLDRQVSAQAERAVAEADVLLIVTDAAVGATDEDVQVARLLRRAGKPALLVANKVDSEHRESDAWALSRLGLGDPWPVSALHGRGMGDLLDEVVRLLPPPDEEAHGGEAPPADGDGEDGKDAPSVAIVGRPNVGKSTLFNRLVGDERSVVHDLPGTTRDAVDTLIETESGPLRLIDTAGMRRRSRTGEGPEFYSLVRALRAIDRADAAVLVIDASEGVTSQDQRLAERVDAAGSPVVILLNKWETLDADGRADVLGQVADRLSFLGYAPVLKVSARTGLGVHRLLPALDQAIDAYHRRIPTAELNRVVQAAQAGHPSPGGRVLYAIQGATDPPTFTLFATRALPQPYLRYLERKIREHFGFGPTPLKLRVRRRDA
- a CDS encoding DUF512 domain-containing protein; the protein is MSLPRVVAVADGSPAARADLRPGDEIVSLGGQVPRDVIQLQLLTDEADLDLEVSRGGLHLSVVVDKEAGEPLGAELASALFDRVQTCDNHCEFCFIHQLPPGMRRSLYLKDDDYRLSFLYGNFTTLTRFTEADLERVVTERLSPLYVSIHATDPEVRARMLRNRRGATSLRWLRALLDAGIEVHGQVVVCPGVNDGAVLADTLAGVLDEYPELATVAVVPLGVSRWSHEAAMRPHTADEAAAVVECVHEWQPRFLAVLGRRLAFAADEYYLLAGLPFPGAESYEGFPMHEDGIGMARLIEEQWRDGPTAPSIGPGDGAAAVRGGFFAWVDGAPAAGYRAPRAPAGPVTLVSRPRREAPVAVLTGTYGARVVGPLVDAHGRDDVRVVPVANTFFGGNIGVTGLLVGEDLARALADQPEGHRYLLPDVCLSDGVFLDGMRPSDLPRPVEVVATDGRSLRRALAGARR
- the ispH gene encoding 4-hydroxy-3-methylbut-2-enyl diphosphate reductase; translated protein: MPVERVLLAAPRGFCAGVEMAIKALAWMVRVFEPPVYCYHEIVHNAVVVDRFRRLGVVFVDDVADVPPGSPVMLSAHGSAPEVVASARANGGVVVDAVCPLVTKVHHEVKVRSGKGYTVVYVGHEGHDEAVGTMAVAPASVRLVETEADVAALDLSPDTPVAFLAQTTLSMDEWAGVRDATASRFPSVWMPGRSDLCFATTNRQAALKAVADRSDAVVVIGSANSSNTRALEKVARSRCPVVVRVNGADEVPVDLAGTVGVTAGASAPEELVRAVVERLGPTAGVELVSVSDEDEYFPPPRELRDLVRAATAAVGASLLAPGAPAPPVDDRSVMASTVLDDLALLEARAPRSAGDQPARRSPAPASASESVGEPTSSAQTVIRSRTGAP
- a CDS encoding transglutaminase family protein, with the translated sequence MFVRVGCEFRHTAGAPTPSVWQVRPRRDGPHRLVDERWEVSPACDLAGYLDLFGNRCDRLTLPVGSSVVRYDAVAEVAGTVDDADPDAPQLAVEDLPDETLVHLLPSRLCFPELLAAEAWALFGSGPVGWRRVQAVCDWVHDNVRYDDADSTPATTALDVWERRAGVCRDFAQLAITFCRSLNIPARYVFGYLPDVGVPPPDYPMDFCAWFEAHLGGRWWTFDPRNNQRRAGRVVIGRGRDAVDVAMLTTYGAPVLDRMTVWADEVGSPTLSDADAGAGDRRAG